One segment of Procambarus clarkii isolate CNS0578487 chromosome 1, FALCON_Pclarkii_2.0, whole genome shotgun sequence DNA contains the following:
- the LOC138357496 gene encoding uncharacterized protein, with protein MSTAKNVKATLTGMKDHLTRQIKHCEDLSNQTPVNYEELEGYYKVAQTKYQHVLKKILKYQDILATPNINEEAKDDLLKDNYAKPERTIRLLTQKQLDINPPNSTADSLQAFRLELESLLKALKNKVNLDEFDWIIQVHMKRKLPSDVLDKLFVLYNKSSLSVKEISEGLRSIIERQRDNPDGKVTSKPLSTTNSRQQSTNSIPNKSKTTSPSPKWKQSSVGTYAVGPSKPTVNASPKSVTPQDAVNVWKPCVFCEQPHVIYFCKVYPDRATRIKRLKELRKCTKFIRAHNLDTCTTQIRTCKRCHKGQHHTALCGDSSTKSAKPQKEEGTTTSVQLCTVLLGISVFSTRSDHKSALLTAQLIIKNGESKATICGLFDQGSQMTFISKELVDALKLTPVRETRIDIAGFLTNTGARVLKVVRPKVRLGGYVRTIQALVVDRFPTDLYVYGLGTTVKFLKEKGIHLADKITSDNLSNIGIIMGLDVYHKFIKVKEEKQGMSLLPSAGGYLLTGPLLRLKQPAPVDRQIANPVMVA; from the exons ATGTCTACTGCCAAAAATGTAAAAGCGACCCTCACTGGCATGAAGGACCACTTAACCCGACAAATCAAACATTGTGAGGATTTAAGTAATCAAACTCCAGTTAATTACGAAGAACTGGAAGGCTATTATAAGGTTGCACAGACCAAATATCAACATGTGCTCAAAAAAATCCTGAAATATCAAGATATCCTCGCAACTCCTAATATCAATGAAGAGGCAAAGGATGAT CTccttaaggataattatgctaagcCAGAAAGGACTATCAGACTTCTAACCCAGAAGCAGTTGGATATTAACCCTCCAAATAGTACGGctgactcactccaagcctttagaTTAGAGCTTGAGTCCTTGCTCAAAGCACTTAAGAATAAGGTGAACTTGGACGAATTCGACTGGATAATCCAAGTCCATATGAAACGCAAATTACCCAGTGacgtactggataagttgtttgtcttATATAACAAATCTTCTCTGAGTGTAAAGGAGATAAGCGAAGGTTTGCGTTCCATCATAGAAAGACAAAGAGATAACCCAGATGGAAAAGTGACATCTAAACCTTTGTCTACCACTAATAGTagacaacagagtacaaacagtattcCAAACAAATCTAAAACAACTTCCCCCTCCCCAAAGTGGAAACAAAGCAGTGTAGgcacatatgcagttggtccctccaaacctacagttaatgcGTCACCCAAATCGGTGACTCCCCAAGATGCTGTTAACGTCTGGAAACCATGTGTGTTCTGTGAACAACCACATGTCATTTACTTTTGCAAAGTTTACCCCGATCGTGCTACACgtataaaacgactcaaggagttacgtaAATGTACCAAGTTTATAAGGGCACATAATCTCGACACCTGTACAACTCAAATACGCACCTGTAAgaggtgccataagggtcaacaccatacagcactttgtggggactcaAGTACAAAGTCTGCCAAACCACAGAAGGAGGAAGGAACTACCACATCAGTacagctttgtactgtgttacttggcataagtgtcttctcaacaaggtctgatcataaatcagctctactcACTGCTCAATTGATCATTAAAAATGGAGAGTCCAAAGCCACCATATGTggattatttgaccaaggatcccaaatgacttttatctcaaaggagttggtagatgccctgaaacttacacctgtaaGAGAGACACGAatagacatagcaggattcctgactaacacAGGAGCCCGAGTCCTCAAGGTAGTACGACCTAAAGTACGTTTAGGAGGTTATGTCCGAACGATACAAGCTctggtagtagatagattcccaacagacctgtatgtATATGGTCTAGGTACAACAGTCAAATTCCTGAAAGAAAAGGGAATCCATTTGGCTGATAAAATCACGTCAgacaacctttccaatattggaatcaTTATGGGAttagatgtctaccataagtttatcaaagtaaaggaagaaaaacaaggaatgagcttgttaccatctgcaggtggctatttgctAACAGGCCCATTATTACGGCTgaaacaacccgcacctgtagacCGCCAAATTGCCaacccagtaatggttgcatga